The Dermochelys coriacea isolate rDerCor1 chromosome 7, rDerCor1.pri.v4, whole genome shotgun sequence genome window below encodes:
- the GAL3ST3 gene encoding galactose-3-O-sulfotransferase 3 isoform X1: MPYALPPLHCALKMMSRKKALLLLLLALSTLSLLIHQSTHLNCRSPKPSSPGCPPAPSPRPKHTSVAFLKTHKTAGTTVQNILFRFAEQHDVMVALPHHACDHQFCYPRNFSTRFVHPHTLPPRIIASHLRFQRQELHRLMPNDTLYVTILREPVAMFESLFTYYNQYCSAFKRVPNGSMEAFLANPLAFYRPQEKFSMYAHNTLLYDLGGDNDHSPADPTYLPGFIRQVEEVFSLVMIAEYFDESLVLLRRLLSWDLEDVLYVKLNMRGPRSKGNISSEALAARIRTWNGLDAQLYDHFNATFWRKVAQAGRECVAEEVGALRRACNQLLRRCFGGRPQLRPATQIKNKELRPWQPSSKVDIVGYDLPPAVPGSGAPPDERCLKLAMPEVQFSRYMLRKQSLRTRRRAMLHRPLPPRGVPRPARALPLRHPTMPKAA, translated from the exons ATGCCCTACGCCCTCCCTCCTCTGCACTGCGCCCTCAAGATGATGTCCCGCAAgaaggccctgctgctgctgctcctggcactCAGCACCCTGAGCCTGCTCATCCACCAGAGCACACACCTCAACTG caggtCCCCCAAGCCTtcctccccaggctgccccccagccccctcgccCCGCCCCAAGCACACCTCGGTGGCCTTCCTGAAGACCCACAAGACAGCGGGCACCACGGTGCAGAACATCCTTTTCCGCTTCGCCGAGCAGCACGACGTGATGGTGGCGCTGCCCCACCATGCCTGCGACCACCAGTTCTGCTACCCCCGCAACTTCTCCACCCGCTTTGTGCACCCGCACACCCTGCCCCCCCGCATCATCGCCAGCCACCTGCGCTTCCAGCGCCAGGAGCTGCACCGCCTCATGCCCAACGACACGCTCTACGTCACCATCCTGCGCGAGCCCGTGGCCATGTTCGAGTCACTCTTCACCTACTACAACCAGTACTGCTCCGCCTTCAAGCGGGTGCCCAACGGCTCCATGGAAGCCTTCCTGGCGAACCCATTGGCCTTCTACCGCCCCCAGGAGAAGTTCTCCATGTACGCCCACAACACCCTGCTCTACGACCTGGGCGGGGACAACGACCACAGCCCCGCCGACCCCACCTACCTGCCTGGCTTCATCCGCCAGGTGGAGGAGGTCTTCTCGCTGGTGATGATCGCCGAGTACTTCGATGAGTCGCTGGTGCTGCTGCGCCGGCTGCTCTCCTGGGACCTGGAGGACGTGCTCTATGTCAAGCTCAACATGCGTGGTCCCCGGTCCAAGGGCAACATCAGCTCGGAGGCGCTGGCCGCCCGCATCCGCACCTGGAACGGGCTGGACGCCCAGCTCTACGACCACTTCAACGCCACCTTCTGGCGCAAGGTGGCACAGGCGGGGCGGGAGTGCGTGGCGGAGGAGGTGGGGGCGCTGCGCCGGGCCTGCAACCAGCTGCTGCGCCGCTGCTTCGGGGGGCGGCCCCAGCTGCGCCCCGCCACGCAGATCAAGAACAAGGAGCTGCGGCCTTGGCAGCCCAGCTCCAAGGTGGACATTGTGGGCTATGACCTGCCTCCGGCCGTGCCCGGCTCAGGTGCCCCCCCTGACGAGCGCTGCCTCAAGCTGGCCATGCCTGAGGTGCAGTTCTCCCGCTACATGCTGCGCAAGCAGAGCCTGCGTACCCGCCGCAGGGCCATGCTCCACCGCCCACTGCCCCCCCGGGGAGTCCcgcgcccagccagagccctccccctccgCCACCCCACAATGCCCAAGGCGGCCTGA
- the GAL3ST3 gene encoding galactose-3-O-sulfotransferase 3 isoform X2, whose product MPYALPPLHCALKMMSRKKALLLLLLALSTLSLLIHQSTHLNWSPKPSSPGCPPAPSPRPKHTSVAFLKTHKTAGTTVQNILFRFAEQHDVMVALPHHACDHQFCYPRNFSTRFVHPHTLPPRIIASHLRFQRQELHRLMPNDTLYVTILREPVAMFESLFTYYNQYCSAFKRVPNGSMEAFLANPLAFYRPQEKFSMYAHNTLLYDLGGDNDHSPADPTYLPGFIRQVEEVFSLVMIAEYFDESLVLLRRLLSWDLEDVLYVKLNMRGPRSKGNISSEALAARIRTWNGLDAQLYDHFNATFWRKVAQAGRECVAEEVGALRRACNQLLRRCFGGRPQLRPATQIKNKELRPWQPSSKVDIVGYDLPPAVPGSGAPPDERCLKLAMPEVQFSRYMLRKQSLRTRRRAMLHRPLPPRGVPRPARALPLRHPTMPKAA is encoded by the exons ATGCCCTACGCCCTCCCTCCTCTGCACTGCGCCCTCAAGATGATGTCCCGCAAgaaggccctgctgctgctgctcctggcactCAGCACCCTGAGCCTGCTCATCCACCAGAGCACACACCTCAACTG gtCCCCCAAGCCTtcctccccaggctgccccccagccccctcgccCCGCCCCAAGCACACCTCGGTGGCCTTCCTGAAGACCCACAAGACAGCGGGCACCACGGTGCAGAACATCCTTTTCCGCTTCGCCGAGCAGCACGACGTGATGGTGGCGCTGCCCCACCATGCCTGCGACCACCAGTTCTGCTACCCCCGCAACTTCTCCACCCGCTTTGTGCACCCGCACACCCTGCCCCCCCGCATCATCGCCAGCCACCTGCGCTTCCAGCGCCAGGAGCTGCACCGCCTCATGCCCAACGACACGCTCTACGTCACCATCCTGCGCGAGCCCGTGGCCATGTTCGAGTCACTCTTCACCTACTACAACCAGTACTGCTCCGCCTTCAAGCGGGTGCCCAACGGCTCCATGGAAGCCTTCCTGGCGAACCCATTGGCCTTCTACCGCCCCCAGGAGAAGTTCTCCATGTACGCCCACAACACCCTGCTCTACGACCTGGGCGGGGACAACGACCACAGCCCCGCCGACCCCACCTACCTGCCTGGCTTCATCCGCCAGGTGGAGGAGGTCTTCTCGCTGGTGATGATCGCCGAGTACTTCGATGAGTCGCTGGTGCTGCTGCGCCGGCTGCTCTCCTGGGACCTGGAGGACGTGCTCTATGTCAAGCTCAACATGCGTGGTCCCCGGTCCAAGGGCAACATCAGCTCGGAGGCGCTGGCCGCCCGCATCCGCACCTGGAACGGGCTGGACGCCCAGCTCTACGACCACTTCAACGCCACCTTCTGGCGCAAGGTGGCACAGGCGGGGCGGGAGTGCGTGGCGGAGGAGGTGGGGGCGCTGCGCCGGGCCTGCAACCAGCTGCTGCGCCGCTGCTTCGGGGGGCGGCCCCAGCTGCGCCCCGCCACGCAGATCAAGAACAAGGAGCTGCGGCCTTGGCAGCCCAGCTCCAAGGTGGACATTGTGGGCTATGACCTGCCTCCGGCCGTGCCCGGCTCAGGTGCCCCCCCTGACGAGCGCTGCCTCAAGCTGGCCATGCCTGAGGTGCAGTTCTCCCGCTACATGCTGCGCAAGCAGAGCCTGCGTACCCGCCGCAGGGCCATGCTCCACCGCCCACTGCCCCCCCGGGGAGTCCcgcgcccagccagagccctccccctccgCCACCCCACAATGCCCAAGGCGGCCTGA
- the LOC119859538 gene encoding transmembrane protein 121-like translates to MPGCGAQTAGQTPSPGLMQGEERGPVCSQGGPGCPGAASWPPSMTKFPHSMAPLPPASKPHACMSVVVIVSTMVAVDVYLMELSAGAQRASVLALALAGDLCFLLVLRYVGAWADAEPRTPRHGYTMALWFLFVFTLEIKLYFIYQGYRADRRTPDLLARRTLTLLLSICIPSLYVVLVATEHLEHVATFRRKEDLRGRLLWVVVDLLDLLEMQASLWEPQRQRLPLWAEGLTFFYCYSLLLVLPCVALGEMGLPAPPHLPLYPLLSLLAVNLTTLAIRAADLLLYRDQRVSSIFMAKNLLAIVLKGCTALQYHRAGAAGPRELPPGDMPCHTLQCGGMDSTSGPRFIPREF, encoded by the exons ATGCCAGGGTGTGGGGCACAGACAGCCGGACAGACCCCAAGCCCTGGACTGAtgcagggggaggagcgaggtCCAGTCTGCTCCCAGGGAGGACCAGGATGCCCAG GTGCTGCCAGCTGGCCACCCTCTATGACCAAGTTCCCCCACTCCATGGCACCACTGCCCCCTGCCAGCAAGCCACACGCCTGCATGTCAGTGGTGGTGATAGTCTCCACCATGGTGGCGGTGGACGTGTACCTGATGGAGCTGAGCGCTGGAGCGCAGCGGGCCAGCGTGTTGGCCCTGGCACTGGCAGGTGATCTGTGCTTCCTCTTGGTGCTGCGCTATGTGGGGGCATGGGCGGATGCCGAGCCCCGGACCCCGCGGCATGGCTACACCATGGCACTCTGGTTCCTCTTTGTCTTCACCCTGGAGATCAAGCTATACTTCATCTACCAGGGGTACCGAGCCGATCGGCGCACCCCTGACCTGCTGGCCCGCCGTACCCTGACCCTGCTGCTCTCCATCTGCATCCCCTCCCTATACGTGGTCCTAGTGGCCACCGAGCACTTGGAGCATGTGGCCACCTTCCGGCGCAAGGAGGATCTGCGCGGCCGGCTCCTCTGGGTGGTGGTGGACCTGCTGGACCTGCTGGAGATGCAGGCCAGCCTGTGGGAGCCTCAGCGGCAGAGGCTGCCACTATGGGCCGAGGGCCTGACTTTCTTCTACTGCTAcagcctgctgctggtgctgccctGCGTGGCACTGGGCGAGATgggcctgcctgccccaccccacctcccactttaCCCGCTGCTCAGCCTGCTGGCCGTCAACCTGACCACACTGGCCATCCGGGCTGCTGACCTGCTGCTCTACCGCGATCAGCGGGTCTCCTCCATCTTCATGGCCAAGAACCTACTGGCCATTGTGCTCAAGGGGTGCACGGCACTGCAGTACCACAGAGCTGGGGCCGCTGGGCCCAGGGAGCTTCCCCCTGGGGACATGCCATGTCACACTCTTCAGTGTGGAGGCATGGACAGCACCTCTGGACCCAGGTTCATCCCCCGGGAGTTCTGA